The Dyadobacter sp. 676 DNA window ACGTCCCAGCTGGACCGGCTCTCCCTGACAGGTGGTTACCGCTGGGCCAGCATACTCACCCGCATTAATTGTATTACGAAGCACGACGGTGTCTTTGGCCACGCAGTTCGATAACGGATCGGTGACCGTCAGGATAAAGCTCTGAGGGCTCGCAGCGGCAAACTGGACCTGTGGTTGGGCATCGGTCGGGCCGGTACCATTGGTCCAGGCCGCGTTGGAAGGCTCCCATGAATAGGTCCAGCTTGTACCTTCGGGCGCGGGGCTCCCCAACGTAACGGTGGCCCCGTTACATACGGCACGGTCGTTACCCGCGTCAGCCACAGGGGCCGAAACGTTAACTGTTACCGAAGCCTGATTGGTACAACCGGTGGCAGTTTCCGTAACGGCTACATTAAATTGGGTTGTGCCGGCAACCGTTGCCGTCGGATTGGAGACGGTTGCGCTGCTTAGACCTGCTGCTGGTTGCCACAAATAAGTAAAGCCGGCAACAGGCGCATTGCCAATTTGAATGGCTGTGTTTGGACATGTGTTCTTATCCTGCGTTGGAAAAGCAGGCAATGACCAGCTTGGCGGGTTAATAACGATCGACTCGCTGCAAGTAATGGAGGCATCGTACTTGTTGGTAACCGTTACGGTGATGGTCGCCTGTGAAGTAGAAGTGATATTAACCGAAGCAGCCCGGTAATTGTCCACCAGATTGGCAGGGCTCCACGAGAAATTGTAATTAGCCGCATCTGCAAGGGTAGTCCCAAGTTGCAAGCCAGCAGCGCCGAATACCTTCGGGCACGCCTGTGGAGAGAGTGTCACAATTTCAAAATCACAAGCCTGGCCGGCGCAAGCCTGGACCAGCACATCTGCCGTACATGAAACGCCGTTTAAGGTTACCGTACGGCGGAACCTTGTCACGCCGCTGTTGCTTTTCAGGTAGGCATCCTTACCGGAATTGGCCGTTTGCAATACCGTGCCGCTGCCCGACACGACGCTCCATGTGTAGGTAGCTCCCGCTGCATTCTCTTCGCCGGAATGCCTGCTCCATGCAGGCCCGCAAATAGTTTCATTTTGATCAGTGATCGCAGAATTAAGGACCGACACTTTTACCTCGTCGGTAAAAGTACAGCCGCTTTTCACAGCCGACACCGTGTAGTTGATCGACCCTCCGTCAACGGCTGCCGTACCTGCATTGAATACGGGGTTTGCCCCTTGTGAAGCGGACAGATATTGGCCCGGCGTCCAGGTGTATGCAAATGTGTTGTCGGCAGTACCGCCCAAAGTGACCGACGTATTTTTACATATGTTTTTGTCGGTGCCTGCGAATGCCAATGTGCTATTAGGGGCATTCACCGGGGCGACGGTTACGTCATCCGTGGTCGTACAGGTTGCGCCGCTTTTTTGGCGGACGGTAACGGTCAATCGGTACACAGTTGCCACGGTCGGGTTGGCAATCGGCTGGGCGCAGGTGGTACAGCTCAATGTAGAAATAGCACCGCCGGAAACCCGTGTCCAGCTGTAAGTAACGGAAGGGCTCGAAACAGGAGGCGCGCCGATCTGCACCCCACCGGCGCCCTGGCACATGGAGCGGTCCGGCCCGGCATTAGCGATGGCCGGTACGACGGTTACCTGATCAATATCTTTACAGCCGGCTGCGTCGGTGACCTGCAGTGTATAGGTTGTTGCCTGCGTTACAGCCGGGGTCGTAAAGTTGGCGACGCTGCCCACCACGGCGCCGGATGTGCTGCCGGCATACCATTGATAGGTGTAGGGGCCAGTCCCTCCTGTGGCCGATCCGTTCAGTGCAACGGTGTTGCTACCGGTGCCGCACACAAACCATTGCGGACCGTCGGCATTGGCGATCGGGGCGGTATTCGCACCGATGTTTACGGTGGCCACTTGTGAGGCGCCGACCGAATCCAGTTCACAAAAAAAGTTTTTGGCAAACACCAGACGCCGGTAGTACAGGGTTTCGCTGGAAGAAAGCGGCTGCAAATCCTTGAATACCTCCCCGGGCATATCTTCCCAGGGGCCGGCGGAGCTGGTTGCCTTTTGCCACTGGTAACTGATGGTGGCCGTAAAGCCGGAAGGCGCAGTCACGCCGACTGCATTACCCTCGATTACCTGCGGGATACCCAGGCTGCAAGCGTCCTGTGTCATGGGCGTAAGGGTGCTTTCAGAAACCGCAAAGCCATCCGGAAAGGGCTTTTCGCTGAGCTTGATGACAAAACCGCTGGTGCCGGTCGTGGTCAGGTTATAGACGCATGCGTTCGGGTCAAAATCACTGGTCTGCTGGAAAGTGCCGCTGACAATGATTTCGCCGCTGAGATCGGCGGTCATCCGGAACGTAAATTCTCCGCCGGCACCTCCCACAGACTTCGCCCAAACAAAGTCGCCCGCAGGCGTCATTCTGGCAATATAGACATCGTCGGAGCCTCTGGAGGTCAGTGTAGTGCCGCCCATCGCGATGCTTCCCTCATAAACCCCCGATATATAGACGTCATCGTTGGCTGCCAGGGCCATTTCCCCCACTCCAGTGCCAAGTGCCTTCGTCCAGGCGCGTGTTCCATTAGCGTTTACTTTCATCAGGTTCATGACAGTACCACCTCCACCGTAATATCCGGCATAGGCATCCCCGGCCGGATTGACCAGGATGCTTCTGAACTCGCCTGTCCCGCTGAGAACGTTCGACCATGTCAGGACACCGTTGCTATTTAATTTGGCTACAAAGGCGCCAGCTGCAAAATTGCCAATCCCGGTAGTATTGCCACCTGAACGCCCGGCAATATAAATGTTGCCAGCAGGATCCGTACCCACAGCGTGAATCATATCGCCGCCCGTCCCGCCGACTCTTCTTACCCATAGGAATGTGCCCGCAGTATTGATTTTCGTAACAAAACCATCAAACCCGCCTGCGGAAGTAACAGAGAAGGAGCCGAATGTGCCTGTTCCAGCACCCATATATCCCCCCTACGATGATGTTACCTGCCGGGTCAAAGGACAAACCCCATGCAAAGCCTCCAACCCCCATTCTTCTGGCCCAAACAAAATTCCCGCTTGTGTTCAGCTTTAAAAGATACGGATCCTGGCCGGCGGCACCTCCCGTGGTTGTCAGGTTGCTTACCCCTGCATTGGGGTCAAAATCTACTGTGCCACTGAAAAAGCCGGTTACATAGACATTTCCGGCAGCGTCGGCTACCAGTTCATAGCCACGTTCTTCGTCGGCGGCTCCGATACGTTTGGCCCATAAATACCTGCCAAACTGGTCATACTTGGCGACGAAAATATCACTACCCCCTAGTGACGTAAGATTGGCTGCGGCTGCCGCTGGATTGAAATCGACCGTGCCGGTAAAATAGCCAGTCACATAGACGTTTTTGTTAGCGTCGGTCGCGACTCCGGTGGGACTACAGGTTTGCCCGGTCAGCAAGCCGTCGGCCCATTGAAGGCCAACTTCCTGCGCGTGAAGCCTGGATTGTGTAAGCAAAAACAAGCAGAATGCCAGCCCCATTGCCAGCAGATGTTTGACCGGTCGATGCATTGTCCTGTGGTGTCCGCATTTTTGCGGTATTGGGCCTTTTAATTGTAAGTCTTTTTGCATAATTCAATCTCGTTTGTGAAAAATAAAAACCGCATTGAAATCAACCTCTTGTTTTTTCATAGGCGTTATTAGATATGATTTGAAGAATTGCCTCCATTGATTTGAGACATAACTGTCCCATCCAGGTTATTTTGACCTGTTCAACCAATGCAAACGCTATTATGTAATCGAGTCTCCGCAAGTGGATCCTGACTGCGGGAAGCTGGTAAACCATATCAGCTTATTCAGATGCCGAATGCCGATAATTTTCCGGTGAAGTTGTACAACTATTTCGCTGAAGCAAATGTAAGAAGCTACCACCAGACCATTTGTCGAGATTTGAAATGAAGAAGAACGAGATGTCAAGACAAAATTTATCGAATAAATACTACAAATTTTTACTGTAAAAGTTTATAGGATTGAGTCTTTAAAGGACTTGAAATAGATAATTTTAAGCCAAATATGTCGGAATGCGTGACACACCCAGTTACAATTAATGCCGGAGTTCAGAAGTTACCTGAACCAAAACCGACGACAATTTATTTCAAACCATCTTTTGCGCTGCATTATAATGCAATATGCGACGCAAAGCGGCTCCTGCGAATGCTCAAAGAAGTCTCTTTTGCAAATTGACAAAGTAAGATTAACCGGTAATTGATCCGGGCCTGGGTCAAGCGAGAAATAACCTGAAGCAGGCGCGCAATGCTGCCTTTGCCACCAACGCGATATTTCAGGAGTTTAACGGGTTAAGGTCAATATCGGCAAGGGCAATTTGCGTGCAGTCCATATCAAGTGTAATTTGGTTGGATAAAAAGAATTGCTGGCCGTGCGCTGGTTGAACCAATGCACGGCCAGCAGTAGCGCCCCGAAAAGCATCGGGCAAAAGATGCGATGGAAAACAGCCACCAAGAACGGTCTGCAGTAGTGCCGCCGAATAATTTGGAAAGTGCTGCCGACCGCCTACGCGCCTACGCTGAACGCTGTATTTGCCAATGATGAGACGAATATGGTTACTGGTTATAAAAAGTCAGCGTGAGGCGCGTCCCAGGGTACAGCCGCTCGATCCGGATACTTTTGACTACGCTCGGCGCTAAGCTCTTTGACCATCACTAGGCCGATCCCTGTGGGCGGCTCCTCTTTTTCGCTTCGATCCTCCCTGTCAAACCACGTGACCAGCTCTTGGGAAATGCCGCGTCCGTTGTCTTCGATAAACAGTCGTAGCGAGTCGGGTTGAGATAGTACATAGGCTTTGATTACACCATTGTCGGTAAACTTGTTGGCATTATCGATCAGGTTATGGACAATGATTTTCAAGAGTGGCACGTTCGTTGTCACGCAGATGTCCAAGGGGACCTGATTTACAAAGGTGTTGGGATAGATGCGTGTATTATTCCCATAAAGTTGCATTGTTTCGTCAATGAGCTGGTTTAGGTTGACAACCTCTGTCCGCGGTTCATGGTCATAAATGCGGAATTTTGCGTAGGCAAGCATTTCTTCCAATGACGCTTTAACTTGCTTTATCGACTCTTCAATGTCTTTGCTGACACTGGAAGCCATTTTATGTTGCCCCTTGTCGATCATCTTTTGCTGTTCGCCCGCCACCGCAATTACCGCCCTTAATGGCGAGCGGACATCGTGCGCAATGGAAGCCATTAAGCGCGACTGTAAGCGCATCTGACTGACTATTCTGTCCTGCGATTTTTGTAGATCCCTGAGCGTTGTCTGCAGTTGAGCGGTTCGTACATTGACTTGTTTTTCCAACGCAAGGTTCACTCTTCGCACGCGGTTGATACGGTACCTGCCTAGTCCAGCAGCGGCGGCAATCAAGAGGATGCTCGCTAGTGAATAGAACCACCAAGTTTGGTACCAAAAAGGCGGTACGGAAATATCGATGGCTTTATATGAGAAGCTTTGCCGACCAAAACCGTTCATTTTTCTGACAAACAGCGTGTAATTGCCTTTACCTAACGTCAAGATAGTGATTAGGGCCTTGTTCCCTGACACCACCTCTATAGGCAACCAATCCGCTTCTGCCGGGAACGAACCTTTCTCGCGCAACGCGTATGAAAATTCCAAATTGTTCTGGTTTCCGAAAAATGGTGTAAGCAACTCTATGCGAAGCTCCTTTTGGTTTTGGGAAAAAGACACTGCCTGCCCGGCTGGCTGGATATGCCGATCAACCTGGATGCTGTTGATGATGACCGGCCGGTCAGGGACTTCTGCCGCAATGGTTTCCGGTTTATACCAAACCAGACCATCCATCGAGGGAAGGGACACATGACCGGTGCCAAGTCTCACCGCACACGGCTCGCACCTACCGTTAAATTCGTCACTGTTAAAGCCGTCCTCCTTGGAATAGAGGTGATAGTATATCCGGCTACCATGGCGGGCATAACTTAAGAGATCATTTTTAAGCACCTGAAAAAGCCCGTGATTAGTCGGTATCCAGAAGAACCCGTTAAGGTCTTCTACTATGCAATGCGTATTGGCCAGGTATCCCTTCCGGTCGAGTGGAAACCGGGTTAATTTCGAATTTTTCAATAGGAAAAATCCATTTTTATAGGTAGTGACCCAGACTTCTGATCCGTCGGTGGAAATATGCAGGCTTCTAACATAAATGCCATTTAAACCCTTTATCCTGATAACCTTACCAGTAGCCTTTTCCACGCGCAGAAGACCATCCACTGTCCCAATCCACAAAAAATCGGCAGCTTGCTGTATCCATGAAACCTCGGATAATGGACCGATAAACCGGTTAGGAGCGTCACCGGCTTTTAACGGCGCTTTCATTTGAAAAATGCCAGCTGTGAGGGTACCGATCCAAATCGTCGCGTCCGGGCCATGATATAATTGTGTGATTTCTGACGGAAGGTTCCAGGAGGCCTTCATTTTCAATCCCCCTGCGCTGATAAGCATTAATCTATTTTGTTTTTTGCACCAGATATCGCCATTCGCATCGACCACAATGCTGGTTTTGTCCCATGTCACGCTTTTTGTTACCAGAGGGATCTGACGTGCGACGACTCTTTGGCCAACAGAATCGATTTCATAGACAATGCCCTGGCTTGATAAAATGCTTCGCTTTCCCATACTCGCCTGGCCGTAGTATACCTGGTCAGTGTCGGGAAATGGGATGGCATGGGTGGCAAATTTCTTCCTGGTCAGCATGAATAGCCCATTGATATGGCTGCCAAGGAAAATCCGTTCCGCTTTTTGATCATAATAAACTGCTCTGATAATGTCCTTGGAGAAATTGAAGCCTTCCAGGATTAGCTTTGAATCCAGATTTCCGTTCTCATCCACCGTAATGTAATATAACGACTGGTTTAAGCGAATAAATGTTTGATTGCTCGCATTGTTCCAAAAAAGCTCAAAGGCATCAGGATCATTCAAACAAGGATTACCGACCAGCGCGCCTTTGAATACAGCCGGCTCATTTTTAAATCGTTCAGAAGAAGCACGAAATCGGGTAAGTCGTCCATTTTCCCAGTGATAAAGGCTGTTGCCTAAGCGGAAGAAACCCCAGGGGTGCTTGTTGGGAAAAGCCAAGTTCCCTTTTAGTTGGTTGTTATCATAATAGCGTAGCGTCTTCTGATCGTAAACAAAATAGCGACCCTGTCCCATGGGGGCTACGTAGGGCGTCAGACCGGGAATGTCATCAAGTTTAGGCAGGCGTTCTAAAAGGTGCCCTTTATACTGCGACGGATATGGGAAGGGTAGCTGCCTGAGGTCGTTAATCAATGAGGTATCGGCGACCGCGGAACCCTGATAAATTCGGATGAAGCGGTGCTCATTGTTGATTGCGTAGAGGCCACGCGCAGTCGGTCGGGGATCAATACCGATATTACGGATGCTCCCTGAGGTATATGTATCGCCGAAATCGTCAAAAACGGTAAATTCTTTTCCATCATAGCGAACCAGACCACGTTCCGTGGAAAGCCACATAAAGCCCAGTTGGTCTCGTACGATTGAATACACGCTGTTTTGGGGAAGGCCGTTTCCGACTGTAAAATGCTCGCTGTGGAAGCGGCTAAGGTGGCTCTCATCGCGCTGCTGAGCGAGGGCCCTTGAAAGGATAATGGTTGTCAATGTCAAAAGTGACAATACCCGGAGTGTTAAAATAGCCACTTATGAAAAGAGAACTTAGTAGTTTGCGATGTCGAATTTAAAAATTATTCTACAAATGACGTACAGTCGATCCCAATGTATGATCGCAAGCAGTACAAGGATCAAGATCAACGCGCCAGTGTTTTGCATACCGAAGTGGCTGAGATCGCTTCATCCCGCTTATCTTAAGGTATGGCACGCCCTGTGGGAGGACGGAGTTAACTTTTGTTGCAGTGTTCAATAAGCCTGTTAGCTATATTTTTGTCATCTTCCTGGTCCGCAGCATTATCGGAAGAACTTTATATCGCAAATTACCGATCGACGATTTTTCTTTGCGTTGATACAGATGTAAATCCTTGCCTAGGCCCGGAATTTTTCAAAAAATGGGAGCTTCGAGCTCATCAACCGTGGCTAGTGGCTTTGATAACTATATTGAAGATGGTATTGGGAGTGTAAGTTTACCGGTGCGATAAATCATCAAAGGGAATGCATTTACAGCATAGTTAACCTGCCTTAGTTTCCGAAAAGTAATTGGCAAAAGAATCGATTTGGAAAACTACATGGTCAGAGATGAAGGCAGCCATTGTCAGTGAGATCTCAGTAAAATTCTTACAGTCTTTGACATGCTAGCCTCCAATTTGTAAATTTGGTACGTGGAATCGGTCAAGTTTCTTTAAAATCGAGCATTTCATCTGGTAACCTATCCGGTAACCTGGAAAATACAGTCTGAAAGTTTGCTGTTTTTGAGACAGTTAGGCGATAAAAATGATTCCAGCGGGATCACAAGAAAGTAATCAAAACAAGGTATCAACTCATTTTTGAGTACCGACAAAGGTCTTCCCCGATAGCGAGGAAGACCTTTCTTTTTGCCATTCCCCCCGAATACTCATCTACCTACCGGGGAATAATTGTGATCCAACCCTCCAATCTGCAACCCGTTCTAGGCTAATCATACTTCGGTCTGTCAGATGCGAGGTATTGCGGATTCTGCAAACTACATCGTACCCAAACTCAATTCTTAATACAGACACTATGAATGACGTTACAAAACCTTTGCACATCTACTTCCGGCTCAAGATGACCGGCAACCAACG harbors:
- a CDS encoding T9SS type A sorting domain-containing protein — encoded protein: MGAGTGTFGSFSVTSAGGFDGFVTKINTAGTFLWVRRVGGTGGDMIHAVGTDPAGNIYIAGRSGGNTTGIGNFAAGAFVAKLNSNGVLTWSNVLSGTGEFRSILVNPAGDAYAGYYGGGGTVMNLMKVNANGTRAWTKALGTGVGEMALAANDDVYISGVYEGSIAMGGTTLTSRGSDDVYIARMTPAGDFVWAKSVGGAGGEFTFRMTADLSGEIIVSGTFQQTSDFDPNACVYNLTTTGTSGFVIKLSEKPFPDGFAVSESTLTPMTQDACSLGIPQVIEGNAVGVTAPSGFTATISYQWQKATSSAGPWEDMPGEVFKDLQPLSSSETLYYRRLVFAKNFFCELDSVGASQVATVNIGANTAPIANADGPQWFVCGTGSNTVALNGSATGGTGPYTYQWYAGSTSGAVVGSVANFTTPAVTQATTYTLQVTDAAGCKDIDQVTVVPAIANAGPDRSMCQGAGGVQIGAPPVSSPSVTYSWTRVSGGAISTLSCTTCAQPIANPTVATVYRLTVTVRQKSGATCTTTDDVTVAPVNAPNSTLAFAGTDKNICKNTSVTLGGTADNTFAYTWTPGQYLSASQGANPVFNAGTAAVDGGSINYTVSAVKSGCTFTDEVKVSVLNSAITDQNETICGPAWSRHSGEENAAGATYTWSVVSGSGTVLQTANSGKDAYLKSNSGVTRFRRTVTLNGVSCTADVLVQACAGQACDFEIVTLSPQACPKVFGAAGLQLGTTLADAANYNFSWSPANLVDNYRAASVNITSTSQATITVTVTNKYDASITCSESIVINPPSWSLPAFPTQDKNTCPNTAIQIGNAPVAGFTYLWQPAAGLSSATVSNPTATVAGTTQFNVAVTETATGCTNQASVTVNVSAPVADAGNDRAVCNGATVTLGSPAPEGTSWTYSWEPSNAAWTNGTGPTDAQPQVQFAAASPQSFILTVTDPLSNCVAKDTVVLRNTINAGEYAGPAVTTCQGEPVQLGREAEPFAQYEWFMADGVTPATGLSSNTVANPTVLDPIATTTYTVKVSYPGCTTPASDQVTVTVNQVTGLELADKNVCPAGPIAIGYGAAGNPAAPAGATYLWAPATGLSSTTAANPTATVTSETTYTVTVTLPSGCVFTDEVTVRRTADAGSDATLCPGESTVIGTPAIAGATYSWSGAGIVGPANVAQPTVRPTATTTYTVSVTLNGCTTTDQVVVVVNNPANFSITGNTAICEGGLATLSLVGAPAANTTWQWSPLTGVASPNSTSTTVAATSTQTYRLTQTNLTTGCSNYKEVVVVVNPNTIAATAGDVALCEGASATLPLNVTSSGSYSYAWSPSTGLSNAFVANPTVTTNSPRTYTVTVTDNASQCQLVRSVDVTINAPEACFAPVSLSGNVFHDANGLKDVTVNTTSPDPIPTGLYVTLVDSTGAPVKTVAVNANGSYDFGITAPGTYSIVLHQTAAGSTTPSLPGGWLNMGENLGAGAGSDDAVSGILTNVQVLNVDVTNANFGIEVAPSADPYHRIIDQPTVGQITNLSGSLPELTGADPEDQPVSGSLSGKTVVITVLPTNTTLLYDGQPVMAGVEIRSFDPLKLQVQFTQETIGDISTSFEYAWVDAAGVQGTPAIYSLEWGDPMPVTLVSFEARVQEGQTALVWTTTEETNSDRFEIEHSTNGKAWTKVGTVLAKGESNVKVSYTFKHSQPVNGENLYRLKMIDADETFAYSAVRSVRLDVHSELTAYPNPVSDRLMIRNYQQIKQVVLHNAAGVKIYQSQKLPSEGIDVSKLQQGTYTITMTLFDGTISTHKVAVIR
- a CDS encoding ATP-binding protein, which gives rise to MSLLTLTTIILSRALAQQRDESHLSRFHSEHFTVGNGLPQNSVYSIVRDQLGFMWLSTERGLVRYDGKEFTVFDDFGDTYTSGSIRNIGIDPRPTARGLYAINNEHRFIRIYQGSAVADTSLINDLRQLPFPYPSQYKGHLLERLPKLDDIPGLTPYVAPMGQGRYFVYDQKTLRYYDNNQLKGNLAFPNKHPWGFFRLGNSLYHWENGRLTRFRASSERFKNEPAVFKGALVGNPCLNDPDAFELFWNNASNQTFIRLNQSLYYITVDENGNLDSKLILEGFNFSKDIIRAVYYDQKAERIFLGSHINGLFMLTRKKFATHAIPFPDTDQVYYGQASMGKRSILSSQGIVYEIDSVGQRVVARQIPLVTKSVTWDKTSIVVDANGDIWCKKQNRLMLISAGGLKMKASWNLPSEITQLYHGPDATIWIGTLTAGIFQMKAPLKAGDAPNRFIGPLSEVSWIQQAADFLWIGTVDGLLRVEKATGKVIRIKGLNGIYVRSLHISTDGSEVWVTTYKNGFFLLKNSKLTRFPLDRKGYLANTHCIVEDLNGFFWIPTNHGLFQVLKNDLLSYARHGSRIYYHLYSKEDGFNSDEFNGRCEPCAVRLGTGHVSLPSMDGLVWYKPETIAAEVPDRPVIINSIQVDRHIQPAGQAVSFSQNQKELRIELLTPFFGNQNNLEFSYALREKGSFPAEADWLPIEVVSGNKALITILTLGKGNYTLFVRKMNGFGRQSFSYKAIDISVPPFWYQTWWFYSLASILLIAAAAGLGRYRINRVRRVNLALEKQVNVRTAQLQTTLRDLQKSQDRIVSQMRLQSRLMASIAHDVRSPLRAVIAVAGEQQKMIDKGQHKMASSVSKDIEESIKQVKASLEEMLAYAKFRIYDHEPRTEVVNLNQLIDETMQLYGNNTRIYPNTFVNQVPLDICVTTNVPLLKIIVHNLIDNANKFTDNGVIKAYVLSQPDSLRLFIEDNGRGISQELVTWFDREDRSEKEEPPTGIGLVMVKELSAERSQKYPDRAAVPWDAPHADFL